The DNA segment TTTTGAAGGCCATCCCACCGACGAAGTCTTCCGTCCGCCGCGTACGGTCGGCAAGCCGCGCGTCGCCGGCCTGCAGCGGGCGGTCGTGACCGGGCCGAAGAACCAGGAAATCTGGTGCGATGAGCACGGGAGCGTGAACATCCAGTTTGAATGGGACCGCTATGGGAAGCACGACGAGAACTCCTCACCGTGGATTCGTGTCGTCAACGGCTGGTCCGGCGAGCAGTTTGGCGCCATGCATATTCCGCGTATCGGCCAGGAGGTCATTGTTGCCTTCCTCAACGGCGATCCGGACTGCCCGCTGATCGTCGGGCGGGCACCGAACCAGCTCAACATGCCGCCGTGGGCGCTGCCGGGGCAGCATGCGCTGTCAGGGATTCGAAGCAAGGAGTTGTTTGGCGAGCGTCACAACCATCTGTTGATGGACGACACGCAGGACCAGATACAGGCGCAACTGTCCTCCGATCACCAGGCCTCGCAGCTGAATCTGGGCTATCTGACCGGGGTGCCCGACAATGCCGGGCGCAAAGACAAGCGCGGCGAAGGCTTTGATCTGCGCACCGACGGCCACGGTGCCGTACGCGGCGGGAAGGGCTTGTTCTTTACCGCGGAAGGGCAGGCCGCCGCAGTGGGTGGGCACCTGTCGCGCGACGAGTTCATCCGCTGCATGGAAGCGGCGTTGGAGGCGGCCAGGTCGTTGGGCGACTATGGCCATGCGCATGAAGGACTGGCCGCCGACACCGAGCCGCAGGCCAGGCTCACGCAGGCCGTCAAGGAATGGCACGCTGGCGCCAACAATCATCAAGATGCGCCAGGCGAGGGAGGTCAGCCCCTGATCGGAGCCTATGCACCGGCGGGTATGGCGTTCGCCACGCCCAGGGTGCTGACTACCTATGCCGGCAAGCATATCGACACCGTCTCCAGGCTCAACCAGCACCTGACGGCGGGGCAGCGGTTCATCGTCAACGCGGGTCAGGGGATCAGCAGCTTTGCGCACAGCGGTGACATCCGCACCCTTGCCCACAAGGGCAATGTCATGACGCAAGCGCAGGGCGGCAGCGTCATGACCAATGCGTTGAACGACATCACGATGACGGCCACCCATGGCGCGATTCTGCTCAACGCCAAGGCCAGCATCACCTTCATGAGCGGCAATGCGGGTATCCGTATCGCCGACGGCTGCGTCGATGTCTTCGGGCCGACGCGCGTGCACCTTAACACCGGAGACTTCGACGTGCCGGGCGCGCAGAGCATCCATGGTGCCTTGCCGCGATTCGAAGCCGCCGATACGGGCCGCTTGTTCCGACTGGTGCGCCCGCTTGACAACCAGCCGGTGGCGAACATGCCTTACCGGATCGTGAAGGCAGACGGCAGCGTGGTGACGGGAGTCAGTAATGCCAAAGGCGAAACGGATCTCTACGCATCGGACGCGGCGGAAGCGCTCTCGATAACGTTCGGTAAAGGGCCGTCCGGCGATGGCGGACCGGTTGCCGTGCAAATGCCGCAGGCAGGGGCGAACGGCGAGGGGACTGAACGTGCATAGATTCTCAGCTGGCGCGGATCGGGACGTCTCCGAGGGCTGGTTGCGCGATGTTGACCGCGAGAAGTTTCCCGCTCAGCCCTGCCATGACGCACCGCCAGTTTCCGTCCGTCGCCGCCATGACCATTTCCATTGCATCGTGAGCCACACATGATCCAACAAGCCGACTACAGTGCCGAATCACTGACCCTGCCCGGAAGCCCGCGGCAGGATGTGGACTATCCCGCGCGCCTGCCCGGCGTGGTGATCTACGTGCATGGTGTCAACTCCATGGGCGAATGGTTTGACGACAGCGAGGCCGGGCTGTGCGCCGGCCTCAACACCCGGCTGCAACGCAACACCGATCAGGTGTTTCGCGTCAGGGGCAGCGGGCAATTGCAGCCGGCCACCTATCAGGGGGAACTGACCGACGACGGCTTTATCCGCCGTGACATGAACGCTGATACCTTTGTGCAGGTACCCGGCTACAGCCCGGTGATCCGCTTCCGCTGGGGCTACAAGGCCAGCAAGGAGGAGCTGGCGACGGTGGGGGGAAACATCCTGCTCGATGAGGCGGACGCCTGGGGCGGCGGCCCGTTCGCCAACGGCTGCTCGGCACTGCCCGACATGTTTGGCGGCGGTGTCGATACCGGGCTGTTTCTCGGCGTGGCGTTACAGGATATGAACCCCAGCGACCGGCTGATCTATGACTGTCCGCCTCGCCACTACCAGGCCTTTGCCGCCTGGCGCCTGGCCAAGCTGGTGGCGCGCGTGCGCGAGCTGCACCGCGCCCGGTACGACGGCAAGGACTGCCCGGTCACGGTGGTCTGCCACAGCCAGGGCAATATGATCGGCATCGGCTCGGCATTTTTCGGGGCCAATCACCCGGATCTCGGGGGGCTGGGCGTGGCGGATACCTACGTGCTGGCGAACGCGCCCTACAGCCTGCAGAAGATCAGGGTCGACAATTTTTCCCAGTACGACCTGACGACCATGCGCGGACGGGTCAAGCATGAAGCGCGGGTCCAGAGCCTGGCGGCCTTTTTCGACATGGTGCGCAACGGGCCGGGTAAGCATGCCGATGACAAGGAAGTCAACCGCGAGGTCATGAACCGCGCCCCGCGCAACGGCGACGCGGCATGCAAGGCGGACAAGGACCGCACGGCACGCGCCACGCGCAAGCGCGTCTTTCTCTACTGCAATCCGCACGACCGGGTGATCTCGGTGTCGACTGTGCAGGGCATGGGCTGGCTGGGCCTGAGCCCGGATGAAGTGAAGGCCACCAAGGCCGAGGGCGTGCTGTACCAGCGGGTCTGGGCGCAGGCGGTCCTGCCGGGCGGAGAGCCGTTCAAGGTGGGGGCCTGCTCCGGCTTCGGCTACAACTACTGGAAACATACGATCGGGGCCCGGCTGGAGCAAAACCAGTTCTGGGAGCCCCAGGCCGACCGGCTGGGCATCCAGATCCAGGAGATCTGGGAGGACCCGCGTGGCAGCTTGCTGGGCAAGGCCGGGGTGACTCTGCTTGGCGGCTTCGCGCATCTTGTGCTCAAGGGCATCACTGCCGCGGGAGGCAAGGTGGCGTATGTCAACGCAGACCCGGAGAAGCAGTGGTCGGTGGAGGTCAACGCGCCTGCGGTACCCAGTGGTGGCATCGAACCCCGCGCGCTCTACCTGGCGCGGGGGAACGGACAGAAACGGGAAGGCGAAATTCCGAGCGGGCTCAAGACGGCCACGGCCACGCCCCGGTGCGCCGAGATGCGCTGGCGCGTGAGCGGCTCGGCTGCGCTGGCAAGCGGGTGGCGCGGCGCCACCGCAAAGACCCATTCGACCACGCCGAGCTCGAACCAGCGCAGGCCGGGGATGGTGGGTGGCTCATTGGTCGCGCCGACGATCACATCGGCGCGGCCGTCGCGCAGCGCTTCCCAGGTGCCGCTGAGGACTTCGTGGGTCAGGCGCAGCGCCACGCCGGATTTGAGCGCATCGAAGCTGCGGATCACCGGCATCAGCAATTCGAACTCGAGCACTTCATCCGTGACGATCCACAGTCGATCTTCCCAGCCGCTGGCCACCTGCCGCACGCGCTGGGTCATGCGCGACACGTCCTGCATCAGGCGCGCGGCCTCTTCGGCCAGCACGTGGCCGGCGGGGGTGAGTTGCAGGCGGTAGCGGCGGCGGTCGAACAGCAGGGCGTCAAAGCGGCCCT comes from the Cupriavidus basilensis genome and includes:
- a CDS encoding type VI secretion system Vgr family protein; this translates as MARRRRTVGVSSAAIPDLLGQPQLEFVRLSGHEGLSELFTYKVDLRAVSPAAKQFLAEADPDDMIGREMTVTIELDGMGTGLLGGVGAGQREITGVISEIEQVGGAAENRLYRFTLRPWLWLATQTSDFKPFQKRTVIEILDEVLADYPFSVEKRLDVSIYPKLVWEVQSGETDAHFIQRLTEEYGITYFFEHDGGHHRLILASETGAYRSFPSEAYHTLPIYPHGFKVDQEHLVRLDPVNRLRTGKVTLKDYDFRKPRADLTTDNSQPRETGFADFERYEYPGDYVEPAVGDMRARIRMEERRARGRRVRGVGALRGVAPGCTYMVSNHGNPALNREYLVTSTTFDLEDVGGESGSRQRFACRVAFEGHPTDEVFRPPRTVGKPRVAGLQRAVVTGPKNQEIWCDEHGSVNIQFEWDRYGKHDENSSPWIRVVNGWSGEQFGAMHIPRIGQEVIVAFLNGDPDCPLIVGRAPNQLNMPPWALPGQHALSGIRSKELFGERHNHLLMDDTQDQIQAQLSSDHQASQLNLGYLTGVPDNAGRKDKRGEGFDLRTDGHGAVRGGKGLFFTAEGQAAAVGGHLSRDEFIRCMEAALEAARSLGDYGHAHEGLAADTEPQARLTQAVKEWHAGANNHQDAPGEGGQPLIGAYAPAGMAFATPRVLTTYAGKHIDTVSRLNQHLTAGQRFIVNAGQGISSFAHSGDIRTLAHKGNVMTQAQGGSVMTNALNDITMTATHGAILLNAKASITFMSGNAGIRIADGCVDVFGPTRVHLNTGDFDVPGAQSIHGALPRFEAADTGRLFRLVRPLDNQPVANMPYRIVKADGSVVTGVSNAKGETDLYASDAAEALSITFGKGPSGDGGPVAVQMPQAGANGEGTERA